One Alkalibaculum bacchi DNA segment encodes these proteins:
- the safA gene encoding SafA/ExsA family spore coat assembly protein, with protein sequence MKKLSTFVLTLMLLFTFMPAANAANNDTYTVKVGDTMWKIALRYKVGVPEIINANSQIKNPNMIYPGQKVNIPLEGQASSIEMQVAELTNQERAKQGLKPLTFNWELGRVARDKSEDMIAKNYFSHTSPTYGSPFDMMKAYGISYRTAGENIASGQRTAQAVVTAWMNSEGHRKNILNPNFTEIGVGYATKSNGTPYWTQMFIGR encoded by the coding sequence ATGAAAAAATTATCTACTTTCGTTCTAACACTAATGTTGCTATTTACGTTTATGCCAGCTGCTAATGCAGCAAATAATGATACCTATACTGTAAAAGTTGGGGATACTATGTGGAAAATTGCACTTAGATATAAGGTAGGGGTACCTGAGATTATCAATGCCAATTCTCAGATTAAAAATCCAAATATGATTTACCCAGGACAAAAAGTAAATATTCCTCTTGAAGGACAAGCCAGCTCTATTGAAATGCAAGTTGCAGAATTGACAAATCAAGAGAGGGCAAAACAGGGTCTTAAACCTCTTACTTTTAACTGGGAATTGGGCAGAGTGGCTAGAGATAAATCGGAAGACATGATTGCAAAAAATTATTTTAGCCACACATCCCCTACATATGGCTCTCCATTTGATATGATGAAAGCTTACGGCATTAGCTATCGAACTGCAGGTGAAAATATCGCCAGTGGACAAAGAACTGCTCAAGCTGTAGTTACTGCATGGATGAATTCTGAAGGACATCGTAAAAATATTTTAAATCCTAATTTCACTGAAATAGGCGTAGGTTATGCAACGAAATCAAACGGAACTCCTTACTGGACACAAATGTTCATTGGAAGATAA
- a CDS encoding GerAB/ArcD/ProY family transporter, with product MEIKKGKIGVNTALIGFIVIVFSPTVRTFGSFTSNAAKQAGWLSPIVAGVIYIYFILKLNTLLVQHPGLSLLEIYEKIIGKILAKIIAFVYLTWLTISIGLNLRSYSHRISAVLYPNVVEELFIVILLFVIALFLVKPGLIIASRVYIVLAGITIVGSALLTTLMLPMVNVENLLPITYLDVIPMIKGSAIALSCWSYITPIFIYSDDIIGLRYFKKRGLTAIAYIAVTTTIILATLYGIAGSTILSRSSFPYLLVVEQIQLLNSLQGFDAILAFLWIFSDVALISFLILICLKLIKYIFNIKDASIYTYVFTVLCYYSAIGLAENSYELGNFSNNIATYVFIVLFVFIPILISWIYKIRTRAVKALMKSNNAKKQA from the coding sequence ATGGAAATTAAAAAAGGAAAAATTGGCGTAAACACTGCTTTAATCGGTTTTATAGTAATCGTATTTTCGCCAACTGTAAGAACATTTGGATCTTTTACATCAAATGCGGCAAAACAAGCTGGTTGGCTTAGCCCTATAGTAGCGGGTGTTATATATATATATTTCATATTAAAATTAAATACTTTGCTCGTTCAACATCCTGGTTTATCGCTATTAGAAATTTATGAAAAGATTATAGGAAAAATTTTGGCTAAAATCATAGCCTTTGTATATTTAACTTGGCTTACTATTAGCATAGGTTTAAATTTAAGATCTTATTCCCATAGAATATCAGCAGTATTATACCCTAATGTAGTAGAAGAGCTGTTTATAGTTATTCTACTATTTGTTATAGCTTTATTTCTTGTAAAACCAGGTTTAATAATTGCATCTAGAGTGTATATTGTTTTGGCTGGGATAACAATCGTAGGATCCGCCTTGTTAACTACGCTCATGCTTCCTATGGTGAATGTTGAAAATTTACTTCCTATCACTTACTTAGATGTAATCCCAATGATAAAGGGTAGCGCTATCGCACTGTCCTGTTGGTCCTATATTACGCCTATCTTTATTTATAGTGATGATATTATAGGGCTGAGGTATTTTAAAAAGCGAGGTTTGACGGCTATTGCCTATATAGCAGTGACTACTACTATCATTTTAGCTACATTATATGGAATAGCAGGCAGCACCATCCTATCTCGTTCTAGCTTTCCCTATTTATTAGTAGTAGAACAAATTCAATTGCTCAATTCGTTGCAGGGCTTTGATGCAATTTTAGCTTTTCTTTGGATTTTTTCAGATGTGGCTCTAATTTCCTTTTTGATTTTAATTTGTTTAAAATTGATTAAATATATTTTTAATATAAAAGATGCTAGTATTTATACTTATGTTTTTACAGTTTTATGTTATTATTCTGCTATAGGGCTAGCAGAAAACTCTTATGAATTGGGAAATTTTTCAAATAATATTGCAACATATGTTTTCATTGTTTTATTTGTTTTTATTCCTATATTAATATCATGGATATACAAAATACGTACAAGAGCAGTAAAAGCTCTAATGAAGAGCAATAATGCAAAAAAACAGGCATAA
- a CDS encoding Ger(x)C family spore germination protein, with protein sequence MKNQSAILISLIILTILFLSTEFDESIIGRTEIENLYPIILGGLDKNHSLEKPYQITTVSPTTEEQAEKPNNIMSASGETVFEANRMIGMYAENDIFWGHTKYLLIGEEAARDDINKYLDFFIRDNEPRVTVVPIIVKGYSSKEVINRLYEQNINISESLDNIMNNAGLNSYYRSINLLEYYNMSIESGDGYLPYIILEEENINLEMEQGSEKVEKGQYDKIQTEGPSKGDVVMHIPGYALIKDGKVVQHISHEQARGLNWITNEIRSGVIVLENQGTKYNLEIIGGSSKIEPKIEGDHLKTDIVIKVQTSITEIDQQGIKVDDERIDKLNNQLKKVVEKEVKEVIETTQKYEIDILGIGNKFNLKHPIKWRKKYKDQWEELYPNTEINIIVEPNINRGAILNDSIMKEEK encoded by the coding sequence ATGAAGAACCAAAGTGCAATTTTAATATCACTTATAATACTGACAATTCTGTTTCTCTCTACCGAATTTGATGAATCCATCATAGGGAGAACGGAAATTGAAAATTTATACCCTATTATTCTAGGAGGGCTGGATAAAAATCATAGTCTAGAAAAACCTTATCAAATTACTACGGTATCACCTACTACAGAAGAGCAGGCAGAAAAGCCTAATAATATAATGAGTGCTTCAGGAGAGACAGTATTTGAAGCGAATAGAATGATTGGTATGTATGCTGAAAATGACATTTTTTGGGGGCATACTAAATATCTCTTAATTGGAGAAGAGGCAGCAAGAGATGATATTAATAAATATTTAGATTTTTTTATTAGGGACAATGAGCCCAGGGTTACGGTTGTACCAATTATTGTAAAAGGTTACTCTAGTAAAGAGGTCATTAATCGCCTATATGAACAAAATATTAACATATCAGAAAGCCTAGACAATATCATGAACAATGCAGGACTAAATTCGTACTATCGCTCCATTAATTTACTAGAATATTATAATATGTCTATAGAAAGTGGAGACGGTTACTTGCCTTATATTATATTAGAAGAAGAAAATATAAACCTTGAAATGGAGCAGGGCAGTGAAAAAGTAGAAAAAGGACAATACGATAAAATCCAAACAGAAGGCCCCTCTAAGGGTGATGTCGTTATGCATATACCTGGATATGCATTGATAAAAGATGGTAAAGTAGTACAGCATATCTCTCATGAACAAGCAAGGGGGTTAAACTGGATTACGAATGAAATTCGTTCAGGAGTAATTGTTCTTGAAAATCAAGGCACAAAGTACAATTTGGAGATTATTGGTGGTAGTTCCAAAATAGAACCTAAGATTGAAGGCGATCATCTTAAAACGGATATTGTAATAAAAGTACAGACAAGTATTACAGAAATAGATCAACAAGGTATAAAGGTTGATGACGAGAGAATTGATAAGCTCAATAATCAATTAAAAAAAGTAGTAGAAAAAGAAGTGAAAGAAGTTATAGAAACTACTCAAAAATATGAGATTGATATTTTGGGTATAGGAAATAAATTCAATCTCAAACACCCTATAAAATGGAGAAAGAAGTACAAAGATCAATGGGAAGAACTTTATCCAAACACAGAAATCAATATAATTGTAGAGCCTAATATTAATAGAGGGGCTATACTTAATGACTCTATTATGAAAGAGGAAAAGTAA
- a CDS encoding spore germination protein, which yields MKKKIQEPPIKNSFIDKWVENLELNSENVKKVLGDSADYVTREITVNSKHNVKVHMACIDGLINHQYISDYILKPLVNDVRLATVEDENTLFEYIEQGLIYFTDQKSFTEMGTLVDAVLSANTVLIFDGLNKAIGFDTKGFQMRSITTPTEETSIRGSKDTFVETIRVNTATIRRKIKSSNLRIEDMTIGSMSNTMVSVVYMENMVNKIMLKELKERLKKVDAEEVLFAGIIEESIIDEKHTTFPQVDYTEKPDKFCISIADGKIGLLIDGIPFSMIMPIALIDMFQTTDDYTINQFFTSSIRKIRYFLASISLVLPGFFIAVTTFHQQLLPSRLTVSIITSREGVPFPIFFEVLILVLAFQVLIEAGTRIYSSIGSMISLVGALVVGDAAIGAKFVSPAAVVVVAITAISNYAIPNRDFANALWMWELVLLMFSTFIGIFGLAIGLVLMIATLCSIEVLGVPYMSPFLDTNRFKGFKDTFIRPRLDKKESPDYVQRIK from the coding sequence ATGAAGAAAAAAATACAAGAACCACCTATAAAGAACTCATTTATAGACAAATGGGTGGAGAATTTAGAATTAAATAGTGAAAACGTAAAGAAAGTGCTAGGAGATAGTGCAGATTATGTTACAAGAGAGATTACAGTTAACAGCAAACACAATGTCAAAGTTCATATGGCTTGTATTGATGGTTTGATCAATCACCAGTATATTAGCGATTATATTTTAAAACCATTGGTAAATGACGTGAGATTAGCTACTGTAGAAGATGAAAATACTTTGTTTGAATACATTGAACAAGGATTAATATACTTTACAGATCAAAAGTCCTTTACAGAAATGGGTACCCTTGTTGATGCAGTACTGAGTGCAAATACTGTGTTGATTTTTGATGGGTTAAACAAGGCCATCGGATTTGACACGAAGGGCTTCCAAATGAGGTCTATTACCACACCTACAGAAGAGACTTCGATACGAGGCTCTAAAGACACTTTTGTAGAGACCATACGAGTAAACACGGCAACAATTCGTAGAAAAATCAAGTCTTCTAATTTGCGAATAGAAGATATGACTATTGGGTCTATGAGCAATACTATGGTGTCTGTTGTATATATGGAAAATATGGTCAATAAGATCATGTTGAAAGAACTAAAAGAACGTTTAAAGAAGGTTGATGCAGAAGAAGTGTTATTTGCAGGCATCATTGAAGAAAGCATTATTGATGAAAAGCATACTACTTTTCCACAGGTAGACTACACAGAAAAACCTGATAAGTTTTGCATTTCAATAGCAGATGGAAAAATTGGTTTGCTTATTGACGGTATACCTTTTTCTATGATTATGCCTATAGCTTTAATAGATATGTTTCAAACTACAGATGATTATACGATCAATCAATTTTTTACATCATCTATTAGAAAAATCAGATATTTTCTTGCTAGCATTTCATTGGTACTACCTGGATTCTTTATAGCTGTCACTACATTTCACCAACAGTTATTGCCTTCAAGATTAACCGTATCCATTATTACCTCACGTGAAGGTGTTCCTTTTCCTATATTTTTTGAAGTGTTGATTCTAGTTTTAGCCTTTCAAGTCTTAATCGAGGCAGGTACTCGTATATACAGCAGTATAGGAAGTATGATTTCTTTGGTAGGAGCGCTTGTAGTAGGAGATGCAGCTATAGGGGCAAAGTTTGTTAGTCCTGCAGCAGTAGTAGTTGTGGCAATAACTGCCATTTCAAACTATGCCATTCCTAATCGAGATTTTGCCAATGCATTATGGATGTGGGAATTAGTGCTATTAATGTTTTCTACTTTTATTGGAATATTTGGTCTTGCCATAGGATTAGTCCTTATGATTGCTACTTTATGTTCTATTGAAGTATTAGGTGTCCCATACATGTCTCCGTTTTTAGATACGAATAGATTTAAAGGCTTTAAAGACACCTTTATTAGGCCACGTTTAGATAAAAAAGAAAGTCCAGACTATGTTCAAAGAATAAAGTAA
- a CDS encoding O-acetylhomoserine aminocarboxypropyltransferase/cysteine synthase family protein, with the protein MSKRELKFDTLQVHAGQVPDPTTGSRAVPIYQTTSYVFHDADHAANLFALKESGNIYTRLMNPTTDVLEKRMAALEGGVGALAVGSGSAAITYAILNIAGTGDEIVAASTLYGGTFNLFNATLPRLGIKTTFVSPDDPENFRNAINENTKALYIETIGNPGINLIDIEKVAKIAHENNIPLIVDNTFGTPYLIRPIEHGADIVVHSATKFIGGHGSTMGGIIVDSGKFDWAASDKFPMLTEPDESYHGLRYAQDLGAMAYIMRIRVQLLRDTGAVLSPFNSFMLIQGLETLSLRVEKHLSNTKKIVAFLINHPKVSWVNYPDLEDNKYHELAKKYLPKGSGSIFTFGIKGGIEAGKKFINSLEIFSLLANVADAKSLVIHPASTTHSQLSEEELISAGVSPDMIRLSIGIEDPEDLIYDLEQAFEQV; encoded by the coding sequence ATGTCAAAGAGAGAATTAAAATTTGATACACTACAAGTTCATGCTGGACAAGTTCCAGACCCTACTACAGGCTCTAGAGCAGTTCCAATTTATCAAACGACTTCATACGTGTTTCACGATGCAGATCATGCAGCAAATTTATTTGCATTAAAGGAATCCGGAAATATTTATACAAGGCTTATGAATCCAACTACAGATGTTTTAGAAAAGAGAATGGCAGCTCTTGAAGGTGGTGTTGGAGCCTTAGCTGTGGGATCAGGTTCTGCTGCCATCACTTATGCCATCTTAAATATTGCAGGCACAGGTGATGAAATCGTAGCAGCTAGCACCTTATATGGTGGTACTTTTAATCTATTTAATGCTACACTACCTAGACTAGGTATAAAGACTACATTTGTAAGCCCTGATGACCCAGAAAACTTTAGAAATGCAATCAATGAAAATACAAAAGCACTTTATATTGAAACCATAGGAAATCCTGGCATTAATTTAATTGATATAGAGAAGGTAGCAAAGATTGCCCATGAAAATAACATTCCTTTAATCGTAGACAATACCTTTGGGACGCCTTATTTAATTAGACCAATAGAACATGGTGCAGACATCGTAGTCCACTCTGCAACAAAATTCATAGGTGGACATGGTTCTACAATGGGAGGAATCATTGTAGACAGTGGCAAATTCGACTGGGCTGCTAGTGACAAATTTCCCATGCTGACAGAACCTGATGAAAGCTATCATGGACTGAGATATGCTCAAGATTTAGGTGCCATGGCTTATATTATGAGAATTAGAGTTCAACTTTTAAGAGATACTGGTGCAGTTCTAAGCCCATTTAACTCTTTTATGTTAATACAAGGTTTAGAGACCCTTTCTCTTCGAGTAGAAAAACATCTTTCAAATACAAAGAAAATCGTAGCATTTTTAATAAATCATCCTAAGGTATCCTGGGTAAATTATCCAGACTTAGAGGATAATAAATACCATGAGCTTGCTAAGAAATACTTGCCAAAGGGCAGTGGGTCGATCTTTACCTTTGGAATCAAAGGTGGCATTGAAGCAGGTAAAAAATTCATCAATAGCCTAGAGATTTTCTCACTTCTTGCCAATGTAGCAGATGCAAAATCCCTAGTGATTCACCCGGCAAGCACTACCCATTCACAACTTTCGGAAGAAGAGCTCATATCTGCAGGAGTATCACCAGACATGATTCGATTGTCCATAGGAATTGAAGATCCAGAAGATTTAATATACGATTTAGAACAAGCGTTTGAGCAAGTATAA
- the metA gene encoding homoserine O-acetyltransferase MetA, with translation MPIKIPDGLPAEGILAKESIFVMHETRAISQDIRPLKIVILNLMPTKIVTEAQLMRLLSNTPIQVEAVLIHPKSHKAKNTPEDHLINFYQTFDEIRNQKFDGLVITGAPVETMSFEEVDYWDELTEIMEWSKTNVYSTMHICWGAQAGLYYHYGIKKYPVEEKVFGVYKHRVTKKNTMLLRGFDDEFYAPHSRFTYVKEEEVEEVGDLDIVSISDQAGLYIIKSKDHKFVFVMGHSEYDPLTLKAEYDRDIEKGLNINVPQNYYPEDNPQKEPIVRWRSHANLLFSNWLNYYVYQETPYDLESLGR, from the coding sequence GTGCCTATTAAAATACCAGATGGTTTGCCAGCTGAGGGCATATTAGCTAAAGAGAGCATCTTTGTCATGCATGAGACGAGAGCCATATCTCAAGATATCCGACCTTTAAAAATTGTCATACTCAATTTAATGCCGACAAAAATTGTTACAGAGGCACAATTAATGAGGCTTTTAAGTAACACACCTATACAAGTGGAAGCTGTGCTCATACATCCCAAAAGCCATAAGGCGAAAAATACTCCAGAAGACCACTTGATTAACTTCTATCAGACCTTTGATGAAATTAGAAATCAAAAATTTGATGGACTAGTGATTACGGGAGCACCTGTTGAAACAATGAGCTTTGAAGAGGTCGATTATTGGGATGAACTGACGGAAATCATGGAGTGGAGTAAGACAAATGTTTATTCTACCATGCATATATGTTGGGGAGCTCAGGCAGGATTATACTATCATTATGGAATAAAAAAATACCCTGTAGAAGAGAAAGTATTTGGCGTGTATAAACACAGGGTCACTAAGAAAAACACCATGCTTCTTAGAGGTTTTGACGATGAGTTTTACGCTCCACATTCTAGATTTACTTATGTAAAGGAAGAAGAGGTAGAAGAAGTAGGGGATTTAGATATTGTGTCGATATCTGATCAAGCAGGGCTTTACATCATTAAATCCAAAGACCATAAATTTGTCTTTGTCATGGGACATTCGGAATACGATCCCTTAACACTAAAGGCTGAATATGATCGAGATATAGAGAAGGGTTTAAATATTAATGTACCACAAAATTACTATCCAGAGGATAATCCTCAAAAGGAACCCATTGTAAGATGGAGATCCCACGCCAATTTATTGTTTTCGAATTGGTTAAATTACTATGTATATCAAGAAACACCATATGATTTAGAGAGTCTTGGAAGGTAA
- the grxC gene encoding glutaredoxin 3: MAKVQLYTWSYCPYCKRAKEILDDKNIPYSETIIDGDGQKKRELYQKTGQNTVPYIFIDENFIGGCSHLEELNKSEKLNKL; encoded by the coding sequence ATGGCAAAAGTACAATTATATACATGGAGTTATTGTCCTTACTGTAAAAGGGCAAAAGAGATATTAGATGATAAAAATATTCCTTATTCTGAAACCATAATAGATGGCGATGGCCAAAAGAAACGAGAACTATACCAAAAAACTGGGCAGAACACTGTCCCCTATATCTTTATTGATGAAAATTTTATTGGAGGTTGTTCACATCTTGAAGAGTTAAATAAATCAGAAAAACTAAATAAATTATAG
- a CDS encoding Fur family transcriptional regulator yields the protein MDLKNYLGSKNIKPSYPRIRIYEYLSKHHTHPTVDEIYLSLLQEMPTLSKTTIYNTLKIFIEKGLVKLVTIEDNETRYDVDTNNHGHFKCENCRKIYDFPVNLEYDLRDELNGFQIKERSIYFKGICGACNNELDKVKE from the coding sequence ATGGACTTAAAAAATTACTTAGGTTCTAAAAATATAAAACCTTCATATCCTCGTATCAGAATCTACGAGTATCTTTCTAAACATCACACTCATCCTACTGTAGATGAAATTTACCTATCTCTTTTACAGGAAATGCCTACTCTATCAAAGACTACGATCTATAATACTTTGAAGATTTTTATAGAAAAGGGCCTGGTAAAATTAGTCACTATCGAAGATAATGAAACGAGATATGATGTAGATACAAACAATCATGGTCATTTTAAATGTGAAAATTGTAGAAAGATTTATGATTTTCCTGTAAACTTAGAATACGATCTTAGAGATGAGTTAAATGGTTTTCAAATCAAAGAAAGAAGTATTTATTTTAAAGGTATTTGTGGAGCTTGTAATAATGAACTTGATAAAGTAAAAGAATAG
- the rbr gene encoding rubrerythrin: MKEYNLKGTKTEQNLRDAFSGEAQAYTKYSYFASAAKKEGYEQIMGIFEETAKNEKEHAKLWFKYLKGIGTTAENLVSAAEGEHYEWTDMYERMAKEAREEGFDEIADKMEGVLKIEKEHEERYKALLDRVESATVFIGDEEYTVWKCRNCGHIHIGKEAPEICPVCDHARAHFERRLINY, translated from the coding sequence ATGAAAGAGTATAATTTAAAGGGAACAAAAACAGAACAAAATTTAAGAGATGCCTTCTCTGGTGAAGCGCAAGCCTATACTAAATACAGCTATTTTGCTAGTGCTGCAAAAAAAGAAGGCTATGAACAAATCATGGGCATTTTTGAAGAGACCGCTAAAAATGAAAAAGAGCACGCAAAATTATGGTTTAAATATTTAAAAGGTATTGGTACAACTGCAGAAAACTTAGTTAGCGCAGCAGAAGGTGAACACTACGAGTGGACTGATATGTACGAAAGAATGGCAAAAGAAGCTAGAGAAGAAGGCTTTGATGAAATCGCTGATAAAATGGAAGGCGTTTTAAAAATCGAAAAAGAACATGAAGAAAGATACAAAGCTCTCTTGGATAGAGTAGAATCGGCAACCGTATTTATTGGCGACGAAGAATATACAGTATGGAAGTGTAGAAATTGCGGACACATCCATATTGGAAAAGAAGCACCAGAAATTTGCCCTGTATGTGATCACGCAAGAGCACATTTTGAAAGAAGATTAATCAACTACTAA
- a CDS encoding DUF3842 family protein, translating into MKIAVIDGQGGGIGRVIIDKMRNTLPRDIHIIALGTNSLATAAMLKAGANEGATGENPIVVNVCEVDIVVGSIAILAADGLTGEVTDKMANAIARSKAAKVFIPLNKYNIHVAGVVNEPLPHYIEDAIKIIKEILGGSKNV; encoded by the coding sequence ATGAAAATTGCTGTTATAGACGGACAAGGTGGCGGTATTGGACGAGTAATCATCGACAAAATGCGCAACACCCTACCCCGGGACATTCATATCATCGCATTAGGAACCAATTCTCTGGCTACTGCTGCTATGTTAAAAGCAGGGGCAAACGAAGGAGCGACTGGAGAAAATCCTATTGTAGTTAATGTTTGTGAAGTTGATATAGTGGTTGGCAGTATCGCTATTTTAGCAGCTGACGGATTAACGGGAGAAGTAACAGATAAAATGGCTAATGCCATCGCTCGAAGCAAAGCAGCTAAAGTATTCATTCCGTTAAATAAATATAATATCCATGTAGCCGGCGTAGTAAACGAGCCATTGCCACATTATATTGAAGATGCTATAAAAATCATAAAAGAAATATTAGGAGGATCTAAAAATGTGTGA
- a CDS encoding CooT family nickel-binding protein, with translation MCEANVYLLEDDGVKTLLLESVDRIIPQGENLYLENIFGERKTIKAQIAEMALVDHKIILKP, from the coding sequence ATGTGTGAAGCAAATGTGTATTTATTAGAAGACGATGGTGTAAAAACTCTACTTTTAGAATCTGTTGATCGAATTATTCCTCAAGGAGAGAATCTCTACCTTGAAAATATATTTGGTGAACGAAAGACCATTAAAGCACAAATTGCTGAAATGGCACTTGTTGATCATAAAATCATTCTCAAACCATAA
- the ribD gene encoding bifunctional diaminohydroxyphosphoribosylaminopyrimidine deaminase/5-amino-6-(5-phosphoribosylamino)uracil reductase RibD, translating into MDTVYMQRALELSKKGIGYTNPNPLVGAVIVKEGRIIGEGYHKYLGGPHAEIDAFQNAIEDVSGSTMYVTLEPCSHYGRTPPCAETIVKNKISKVVVATTDPNPLVAGRGIQVLREHGIEVITDILKDEAMKINEIFIKYISTKKPFCIMKTAMTLDGKIATASGQSKWITGEASRTVVHQLRHRVSGIMVGIGTILKDDPSLTTRLDAIEGMDPIRVIVDSKARIPLNAKVLNLKSNAKTIIVTTELADSKKLKALKEKNAKIIITPLKNDRVDLPYLMKQLGEMGMDSILLEGGSELNFSAIESSIVDKVIAFVAPKIVGGKLSKTPVGGLGIEHLSEAYVLDDLKVSIVSEDIMIEGYPRR; encoded by the coding sequence ATAGATACTGTGTATATGCAACGAGCACTTGAATTATCTAAGAAGGGTATAGGCTATACAAACCCGAACCCCCTAGTTGGTGCTGTAATCGTAAAAGAAGGGCGAATTATAGGAGAAGGTTATCATAAGTATCTTGGGGGACCACATGCTGAAATTGATGCTTTTCAAAATGCTATAGAGGATGTATCAGGCTCTACTATGTACGTGACTCTAGAACCTTGTTCTCATTATGGACGCACTCCCCCTTGTGCTGAGACCATTGTAAAAAACAAAATATCCAAAGTAGTCGTGGCCACAACAGATCCCAATCCTTTAGTAGCAGGAAGGGGAATTCAAGTGTTAAGAGAACATGGCATAGAAGTTATTACAGATATACTAAAAGATGAAGCCATGAAGATCAATGAAATATTTATTAAGTATATAAGCACAAAAAAGCCTTTTTGCATTATGAAGACAGCAATGACTTTAGACGGAAAAATTGCCACAGCAAGTGGCCAATCAAAATGGATTACAGGAGAAGCTTCTAGAACCGTCGTTCATCAACTTCGCCATCGGGTATCTGGTATTATGGTGGGCATTGGAACCATTTTAAAAGACGACCCCTCTCTGACCACTCGGTTAGATGCAATAGAAGGAATGGACCCTATACGAGTTATCGTTGACAGCAAGGCTCGCATACCGTTAAATGCAAAGGTTCTTAATCTTAAGTCTAATGCTAAGACCATCATTGTTACTACAGAGCTTGCAGATTCTAAAAAACTAAAGGCATTAAAAGAGAAAAACGCCAAAATTATCATTACTCCCCTAAAGAACGATAGAGTGGATCTGCCTTATTTAATGAAGCAACTAGGAGAAATGGGTATGGACAGCATCTTATTAGAAGGTGGGTCTGAATTGAATTTTAGCGCTATAGAGTCCTCTATCGTAGATAAGGTAATTGCTTTTGTAGCACCTAAAATTGTGGGCGGCAAACTTTCAAAAACACCTGTAGGTGGCCTAGGGATAGAGCATTTATCTGAAGCTTATGTTTTAGATGATTTAAAGGTATCCATAGTAAGCGAAGACATTATGATAGAAGGATATCCTAGGAGGTAA
- a CDS encoding riboflavin synthase, with translation MFTGLVEEIGIVKNIQKTSQSARITIEASIVLEDVKLGDSICTNGVCLTVTNLQNNRFSVDVMPETVRASSLKSLRSGSSVNLERALKASDRLGGHIVSGHIDGVGIIQHFKEEENATWITIATQQSILKYIVERGSIAIDGTSLTVAYVDDRVFKVSIIPHTKEKTILLRKRIGDEVNLECDVIGKYVEKLTRYSNDSTINMDFLASNGFI, from the coding sequence ATGTTTACAGGATTAGTAGAAGAAATTGGCATCGTTAAAAACATACAAAAAACAAGTCAATCAGCCAGGATTACTATAGAGGCTAGTATTGTTTTAGAAGACGTAAAACTAGGCGATAGCATTTGTACAAATGGAGTGTGCTTGACCGTAACAAATCTTCAGAACAATCGTTTTTCCGTAGATGTAATGCCAGAAACCGTTCGCGCTAGCAGCCTGAAATCTCTACGCTCTGGCAGTAGCGTAAATTTAGAAAGGGCTTTAAAGGCTAGCGACCGTCTTGGAGGTCATATTGTCTCTGGTCATATTGATGGCGTAGGCATTATTCAACATTTTAAAGAAGAAGAAAACGCTACGTGGATTACCATTGCAACGCAGCAAAGCATTCTTAAATACATCGTAGAAAGAGGGTCTATCGCTATTGATGGTACAAGTTTAACCGTTGCATATGTAGACGATAGAGTATTTAAAGTGTCCATCATCCCCCATACAAAAGAAAAGACTATCCTTCTAAGGAAAAGAATAGGTGATGAAGTAAATCTTGAATGTGATGTAATAGGAAAATACGTGGAAAAGCTTACAAGATACAGCAACGATAGCACTATAAATATGGATTTCCTAGCAAGCAATGGATTTATTTGA